A genome region from Manis pentadactyla isolate mManPen7 chromosome 5, mManPen7.hap1, whole genome shotgun sequence includes the following:
- the LOC130683971 gene encoding rho GTPase-activating protein 20-like — protein MLAFINEKGPLRKGVFRTPTHMKSGRELKEKLNSGKKVNWNSESIFVIVAVLKDFLQNIEGSLFSSSLYDRWLAVPCQGKREDEKITATRRLLDQLPRANAVLLQCLFEVLYNIKQHSSYNEMTAFALSQHIAPSLLCLPNPCSTEAGMYLMKRISLVEFLIENCHKIFGEDATSLLGKSSVNGGTSEATGTVNN, from the exons ATGCTTGCTTTTATCAATGAAAAAGGCCCTCTCAGGAAAGGAGTGTTCAGAACACCAACCCATATGAAATCTGGCAGAGAACTAAAGGAGAAGCTCAATTCCGGAAAGAAAGTGAACTGGAATAGTGAATCCATCTTTGTGATAGTGGCAGTCTTAAAG gaTTTTCTTCAAAACATCGAAGGAAGTCTTTTTTCATCCAGTCTGTATGATAGATGGCTTGCTGTTCCTTGTCAAGGGAAGAGGGAGGATGAGAAAATAACTGCCACCCGGAG gcTTTTAGACCAGCTGCCAAGAGCCAATGCTGTGCTCTTGCAGTGTCTTTTCGAGGTATTATACAACATCAAGCAGCACTCTTCATACAACGAGATGACCGCATTTGCCTTATCACAGCATATAGCCCCGAGCCTTCTTTGTCTACCTAACCCTTGCAGCACAGAAGCAGGAATGTACTTGATGAAAAGG ATATCTCTGGTAGAATTTCTCATTGAAAACTGCCACAAGATATTTGGTGAAGatgccacttccctcctgggGAAGAGCTCAGTGAACGGTGGTACCAGTGAGGCTACAGGTACTGTGAATAATTAA
- the LOC130683972 gene encoding rho GTPase-activating protein 20-like has product MMLTQRHSILSPEAQENGSTPQYGAHAHGHEHPYGIKTSLLPATFVPQELQDSIFSFILKPRHLARNQQRDSRWKRVKKSVVAHLACWKSSSASQDNPSPAPPPAKPRQIFGISMMDICDDDKLLNPVLDMLAFINEKGPLTKGVFRPETNRKSCRALKKKLKSGKKVNWDGESVLVAAAVLKDFLQTIEGSLFSSSLYDKWLAIPDQGESEDDKITATRRLLDQLPRANAVLLRCLFGVLRNIQQHSKYNEMTAFGLSMYIAPSLLYLPGTCNTDLGNNMKKKISLVEFLIENCHKIFGEDATSLLGKSSVNGGTSEATGQRAGGRRKTGVKQVCQEEQILLTGESS; this is encoded by the exons ATGATGCTGACTCAGAGGCACAGCATTCTTTCTCCAGAAGCCCAGGAGAATGGCAGCACACCCCAGTATGGTGCACATGCTCATG GGCATGAACATCCTTACGGAATTAAAACGAGCCTTCTTCCTGCTACGTTCGTGCCCCAGGAACTGCAGGATTCTATCTTTTCTTTCATCCTGAAGCCCAGGCACCTGGCCAGGAACCAACAGAGAG ATTCACGCTGGAAGAGAGTTAAGAAGAGTGTTGTCGCACACCTGGCCTGTTGGAAGAGCTCCAGCGCTTCACAGGACAACCCCAGCCCGGCACCACCACCTGCAAAGCCAAGACAGATCTTTGGCATTTCTATGATGGACATTTGTGACGACGACAAGCTGCTCAACCCCGTTCTG GATATGCTTGCTTTTATCAATGAAAAAGGGCCGCTCACAAAAGGCGTCTTCAGGCCAGAGACCAATAGGAAATCCTGCAGAGCCCTAAAGAAGAAGCTCAAATCCGGGAAAAAAGTGAACTGGGATGGTGAATCCGTCCTTGTGGCAGCGGCCGTCTTAAAG gaTTTTCTTCAAACTATCGAAGGAAGTCTTTTTTCATCCAGTCTGTATGATAAATGGCTTGCCATTCCTGATCAAGGGGAGAGCGAGGATGACAAAATAACTGCAACACGGAG gcTTTTAGACCAGCTGCCGAGAGCCAATGCTGTTCTCTTGCGGTGTCTGTTTGGAGTTTTACGCAACATTCAGCAGCACTCCAAATACAACGAGATGACAGCTTTTGGTTTATCGATGTATATAGCCCCGAGCCTTCTTTATCTGCCTGGTACTTGCAACACAGATCTAggaaacaatatgaaaaagaag ATATCTCTGGTAGAATTTCTCATTGAAAACTGCCACAAGATATTTGGTGAAGatgccacttccctcctgggGAAGAGCTCAGTGAACGGTGGTACCAGTGAGGCTACAG GGCAAAGGGCCGGAGGCCGGCGGAAGACTGGGGTCAAGCAGGTGTGTCAGGAAGAGCAGATCCTTTTGACAGGAGAAAGTTCATGA